In one Cellulomonas sp. JZ18 genomic region, the following are encoded:
- a CDS encoding 3-isopropylmalate dehydrogenase: protein MSDSTRTLDLAVVAGDGIGTEVVEQGLLVLEAALGSAGPRLTRTDFDLGARRWHATGETLTDADLDAIRGHDAILLGAIGDPSVPSGVLERGLLLKLRFALDHYVNLRPGRLYPGVRSPLAEPGDVDFVVVREGTEGPYVGNGGAIRTGTPHEVANEVSVNTAFGVERVVRDAFARAAARPRKKLTLVHKHNVLVHAGHLWRRTVEAVNAEFPDVTVDYLHVDAATIFLVTNPSRFDVIVTDNLFGDILTDLAAAITGGIGLAASANINPDRTAPSMFEPVHGSAPDIAGQGKADPTATVLSVALLLDHVGETAAARRVEAAVAADLAERGTAERVRSTAEVGKDLAARVAG from the coding sequence ATGTCGGACAGCACGCGCACCCTGGACCTCGCCGTCGTCGCCGGGGACGGCATCGGCACCGAGGTCGTCGAGCAGGGTCTGCTCGTGCTCGAGGCGGCCCTCGGGTCGGCCGGGCCGCGCCTGACGAGGACGGACTTCGACCTGGGCGCGCGCCGCTGGCACGCGACGGGGGAGACCCTGACCGACGCCGACCTCGACGCGATCCGCGGTCACGACGCGATCCTGCTGGGCGCGATCGGCGACCCGAGCGTCCCGTCGGGCGTGCTGGAGCGCGGCCTGCTGCTCAAGCTCCGCTTCGCGCTCGACCACTACGTGAACCTGCGCCCCGGCCGGCTGTACCCGGGCGTGCGCTCGCCGCTCGCCGAGCCGGGCGACGTGGACTTCGTGGTCGTCCGCGAGGGCACCGAGGGCCCGTACGTGGGCAACGGCGGGGCGATCCGCACGGGTACGCCGCACGAGGTCGCGAACGAGGTGAGCGTGAACACGGCGTTCGGCGTCGAGCGCGTGGTGCGCGACGCGTTCGCCCGGGCCGCCGCCCGCCCGCGCAAGAAGCTCACGCTCGTGCACAAGCACAACGTGCTGGTGCACGCCGGCCACCTGTGGCGCCGCACGGTCGAGGCCGTCAACGCGGAGTTCCCCGACGTGACGGTCGACTACCTGCACGTCGACGCCGCGACGATCTTCCTCGTGACGAACCCCTCGCGCTTCGACGTGATCGTCACGGACAACCTGTTCGGCGACATCCTCACGGACCTCGCCGCCGCCATCACCGGCGGCATCGGCCTGGCCGCCTCGGCGAACATCAACCCGGACCGCACGGCGCCCTCGATGTTCGAGCCGGTGCACGGCTCGGCGCCCGACATCGCGGGCCAGGGCAAGGCCGACCCGACGGCGACCGTGCTGTCCGTCGCGCTCCTGCTCGACCACGTCGGCGAGACCGCGGCCGCGCGCCGCGTCGAGGCGGCTGTCGCGGCCGACCTCGCCGAGCGCGGCACGGCCGAGCGAGTACGGTCGACGGCCGAGGTGGGCAAGGACCTCGCCGCCCGCGTCGCCGGCTGA
- a CDS encoding ASCH domain-containing protein: MAATRAEEEPMDEPRTTARERADVQDDDGLLAFWQAAQGHLGFGRLGVVVGEQSDDVVVPPAWTFGVTAEEADAEVEAVLAGRKTATSGPRAAFADLPEVGDVGIVLDGAHRPRALVRVTAVDVVPGSLVSTGHAGAELGVAPSEDALERWRALNAGVSGEVADEVVVERFEVVYPTDGPAPAVD; encoded by the coding sequence ATGGCGGCGACCCGAGCCGAGGAGGAGCCGATGGACGAGCCGCGGACGACGGCGCGCGAGCGCGCGGACGTGCAGGACGACGACGGGCTGCTGGCGTTCTGGCAGGCCGCACAGGGGCACCTCGGGTTCGGCCGGCTCGGCGTCGTGGTGGGCGAGCAGTCGGACGACGTCGTCGTCCCGCCGGCGTGGACGTTCGGGGTGACCGCGGAGGAGGCCGACGCCGAGGTCGAGGCCGTGCTCGCGGGGCGCAAGACGGCGACGTCGGGACCGCGCGCCGCGTTCGCGGACCTGCCCGAGGTGGGTGACGTGGGCATCGTGCTCGACGGGGCGCACAGGCCGCGCGCGCTGGTGCGCGTCACGGCGGTCGACGTGGTGCCCGGGTCGCTCGTCTCGACGGGGCACGCGGGCGCGGAGCTGGGCGTCGCGCCGAGCGAGGACGCGCTGGAGCGCTGGCGGGCGCTCAACGCGGGCGTGTCGGGCGAGGTCGCCGACGAGGTCGTGGTCGAGCGGTTCGAGGTCGTGTACCCGACGGACGGGCCGGCGCCCGCGGTGGACTGA
- the ilvC gene encoding ketol-acid reductoisomerase, translating to MAELFYDDDADLSVIQQKKVAVIGYGSQGHAHSLNLRDSGVDVTVGLREGSPSREKAENEGLAVATVAEAVAGADVVVVLAPDQVQRIVYRDEIEPNLKDGAALVFGHGFNIRFGYIKPAANHDVLMVAPKGPGHLVRREYADGRGVPVIVAVEQDASGSAWDLALSYAKAIGGLRAAGIKTTFTEETETDLFGEQAVLCGGVSQLIQYGFETLTEAGYQPEVAYFEVLHELKLIVDLIFEGGITKQRWSVSDTAEYGDYVSGPRVITPEVKENMKAVLADIQNGEFARRFIADQDAGAPEFQALREKGQNHPIEPVGRELRQLFAWVKPSDSDYREGSAAR from the coding sequence GTGGCTGAGCTGTTCTACGACGACGACGCCGACCTGTCGGTCATCCAGCAGAAGAAGGTCGCCGTCATCGGCTACGGCAGCCAGGGGCACGCGCACTCGCTGAACCTGCGCGACTCCGGCGTCGACGTCACCGTCGGCCTGCGCGAGGGCTCGCCCTCGCGGGAGAAGGCCGAGAACGAGGGCCTCGCGGTCGCCACCGTGGCCGAGGCCGTCGCCGGGGCCGACGTCGTCGTCGTCCTCGCGCCGGACCAGGTGCAGCGGATCGTCTACCGCGACGAGATCGAGCCGAACCTCAAGGACGGCGCCGCGCTCGTCTTCGGCCACGGCTTCAACATCCGCTTCGGCTACATCAAGCCCGCCGCGAACCACGACGTGCTCATGGTCGCCCCCAAGGGCCCGGGTCACCTCGTGCGTCGCGAGTACGCGGACGGGCGCGGCGTGCCGGTCATCGTCGCGGTCGAGCAGGACGCGTCGGGCTCGGCGTGGGACCTCGCGCTCTCGTACGCCAAGGCGATCGGCGGCCTGCGTGCCGCGGGCATCAAGACGACCTTCACCGAGGAGACCGAGACCGACCTGTTCGGTGAGCAGGCCGTCCTCTGCGGTGGTGTGTCGCAGCTCATCCAGTACGGCTTCGAGACGCTGACCGAGGCGGGCTACCAGCCCGAGGTCGCGTACTTCGAGGTGCTGCACGAGCTCAAGCTGATCGTCGACCTCATCTTCGAGGGCGGCATCACCAAGCAGCGCTGGTCGGTCTCCGACACGGCCGAGTACGGCGACTACGTCTCCGGCCCGCGGGTCATCACGCCCGAGGTGAAGGAGAACATGAAGGCCGTCCTCGCCGACATCCAGAACGGCGAGTTCGCCCGCCGCTTCATCGCCGACCAGGACGCGGGCGCGCCCGAGTTCCAGGCGCTGCGCGAGAAGGGCCAGAACCACCCGATCGAGCCGGTCGGCCGCGAGCTGCGCCAGCTGTTCGCGTGGGTGAAGCCCTCGGACAGCGACTACCGCGAGGGCAGCGCGGCGCGCTGA
- the ilvN gene encoding acetolactate synthase small subunit produces the protein MTRHTLSVLVENKPGVLTRVAGLFARRSFNIHSLAVGPTEHEEISRITVVVDVDALPLEQVTKQLNKLINVIKIVELEDAASVQRELLLVKVKADVSQRTHVLEVVQLFRAHVVDVVPDTVVVEATGSPGKLDALLAALEPFGIREIVQSGTVAIGRGPRSITDRALERVSRSA, from the coding sequence ATGACCCGCCACACCCTGTCCGTCCTCGTCGAGAACAAGCCCGGTGTGCTCACGCGCGTCGCGGGCCTGTTCGCGCGGCGCTCGTTCAACATCCACTCGCTCGCGGTGGGTCCGACCGAGCACGAGGAGATCAGCCGCATCACGGTCGTCGTCGACGTCGACGCGCTCCCGCTGGAGCAGGTGACGAAGCAGCTCAACAAGCTCATCAACGTCATCAAGATCGTCGAGCTCGAGGACGCCGCCTCCGTGCAGCGCGAGCTGCTGCTCGTCAAGGTCAAGGCCGACGTGTCCCAGCGCACGCACGTGCTCGAGGTCGTGCAGCTGTTCCGCGCGCACGTCGTGGACGTCGTTCCCGACACGGTCGTCGTCGAGGCGACCGGCAGCCCGGGCAAGCTCGACGCCCTGCTGGCGGCCCTCGAGCCGTTCGGCATCCGTGAGATCGTGCAGTCCGGCACGGTCGCCATCGGCCGCGGACCGCGGTCCATCACCGACCGCGCGCTCGAGCGCGTGAGCCGGTCCGCCTGA